Within the Micromonospora citrea genome, the region ACGACGCCATCGGGCTGTGGGAGCTGACCGAGGGCGAGTTCCGCAGCGCGCAGCCGCCGCCGTTCTGGGCCTTCGCCTGGGCGGGCGGGCAGGCGCTGGCCCGGTACGTCACCGACCGCCCCGAGCTGGTCGCCGGCCGCCGGGTGCTCGACCTCGCCGCCGGCTCGGGCCTGGTCGGCATCGCGGCCGCGCGGGCCGGCGCCGCGAACGTCCGCGCCGTGGAGATCGACGAGCTGGCCGTCGCGGCCGTGGCGGTCAACGCCGAGGCCAACGGGGTACGCGTCGACGCCGAACTCGGGGACATCCTCGACGGCGACGCCGGCGGGGCCGAGGTGGTCTTCGCCGGGGACGTCTTCTACAGCCAGGCGATGACCAACCGGGTGCTGCGCTTCCTGCTGCGGGCCGCCCGCGCCGGGGCCCAGGTGCTGGTCGGCGACCCCGGTCGGGCGTTCCTGCCCCGGGACCGCTTCGACGAGCTGGCCGCCTACGACGTGCCGGTGCCCGAGACGCTGGAGAGCGTACGGGTGAAGCGCACCACGGTGTGGCAGTTGCGGGCCGGGCTGCCGGGGGCCGCCCGCTAGCGTGTCGGCGTGCTGTTCCGGAGCTGGGCGCAGACCGCCGACGCGCACTGGCCGGACGTGGCCCGGGTGCCCGACCACGTGGGCGTCGAGCATCTGGTGGTGACCCGGCACGCGCTGGTCCGCCAGGTGCTGACCGACCCGGTGACCTATCGGCCGGACAACGCGCTCGACGCGGTGACCCCGGTCCCGGTGGCCGCGCTGCGGGTGCTGGCCGGGCACCGGTTCCGGCTGCCGCCCACCCTGGCGAACAACGGCGGCGACAGCCACCCGCAGATCCGGGCGGTCGTCGCCGACGCCCTGCACCCCACCCGGGTCGCCGCGCAGCGGCCCTGGCTGACGGCGCTGGTCCGGGAACGCCTCGCCGCCGTCGGCGCCGCCCTGGACGCGGGCGCGCCGGTCGACCTCCACGCCGAGCTGGCCGCCGACCTGCCGCTGCTGGTGCTGGCCCGGCTGGTCGAGCTGCCCGACGCCCCGGTGGGCGCGGTGAAGGAGTTCGCCCGCGCGGCGCTGGAGCTGTTCTGGGCGCCGCTGGACGCCGACCGGCAGGCGGTGCTGGCGGCCGAGGTGGGCCGGTTCCACCGGGTGCTGCGGGAGTTCGCGGCGACCGGGGGCGGGCTGGCGGGGTCGCTGCGGGCCGCCGGGCACCCGCCCGACGTGGTGGTCGGAGCGCTGTTCTTCCTGCTGGTCGCCGGCCAGGAGACCACCTCGCAGTTCCTCACGCTCCTGCTGCACCGGCTGGCCGGGGAGCCCGCGGTACGCGCCGGGCTGCGGGCCGGCACCGTCGCGGCCGCCGACGTGGTCGAGGAGGGGCTGCGGCTGGAGCCGCCGATCGTCACCTGGCGGCGGGTGGCCACCGTGGACACCACGCTGGGCGGCACAGCCGTGCCGGCGGGGAGCAGCATCGTGCTGTGGCTGGCCCGCGCCGGCCGCGACCCCGCCGCCGTGGCCGCGCCCGACGAGTTCCGGCCCGGCCAGCGCGGTTCCCGCCGGCACCTGGCCTTCGGGGCGGGCGCCCACCGCTGCGTCGGCGACCAGCTCGCCCGCATGGAGGCGGCGGTGGTCGTCGGCGAGACCGCGCCGCTGCTGGACGAGGTCACCGTGGTGCGGGCGCCGTGGTGCCCGGACAACCTCACCTTCCGGATGCCCGACGCCTTCGTCGTGCGCCGCGGCTGAACCGACCGCTGCGACCGGGACCCCCGCACCGAAGCGCGGGCGGCTCAGCCGGTGGGCTCGACCAGCCCCGCCTCGTACGCGAGGATCGCCGCCTGCACCCGGTTGCGCACCTCCAGCCGGGTGAAGACGCTGGTCAGGTAGCTCTTCACGGTGCCCTCGACCAGGTGCAGCCGCCGGGCGATCTCGGCGTTGGACAGCCCGGCCCCGACCAGCGCGAGCACCTCCCGCTCCCGCTCGGTCAGCCCGGCGAGCCGGTCCCGGGCCACCGGCCGGCGGGCCACCCGGTCCCCGCCCAGCTCGATCACCCGGCGGGCCACCCTCGGCGACAGGTAGGCGCCGCCGTCGGCGACGGCGTGCACCCCGGCGATCAGCTCGCGCGGGTCGCCGGCCTTGAGCAGGAAGCCGCTGGCGCCGTGGCCGAGGGCCCGGGCGACGTGGTCGTCCTCGCCGAAGGTGGTCAGCATGACCGTCGCCGTCTCCGGCACGAGGCGGCGGATCTCGGCGGCCGCGCTGAGCCCGTCCAGCCTCGGCATCCGGATGTCCAGCAGCGCCACCCGGGGACGGTGCGCCCGGACGAGGTCCACGGCGGCCCGACCGTCGGCGGCCTCCCCGACCACCTCGATCCCCGGGTCGGTGGCCAGGATGGCCCGGACACCGGCCCGGATCATCGCCTCGTCGTCGGCGAGGACGACCCGCACCGGGTTCCCCGTGTCAGCGTTCATCCGTTATCCGCTCCTTGCTGACCAGCCGGCCGTCGGCGAAGCAGAGTCGCCAGGTCGGCTCGGCCAGGGGGAAGTTACCGTCGGTGTAGTGCTCGCAGCCGGGCCGCACCACCGCGTCCGGCGGGTCGAGCTGCCGCCGGGGCAGCCCGGCCAGCGCGGCGCGCTCCGCGCCGAGGGGCATCCGCGCGAAGGTCTCGGCGTCCAGCACCGTCCCGGCGGTCACCACCGGGTAGTAGACCAGCGACAGAACCAGTGCGAGACCCGCCGGGGCGCCGAGCGCCGTCAGCAGGCTGCGCCGGACCCGGCGGCGGGCGTCGCGCAGCCGCCGCTCGGCCTCGCCGGGCCGCTCCCCCGCCGGGTCGTCGACCGCCGGGTCGGCATGCCAGGAGAGGTCCCCGGAGAAAACGGCGACGGACGCGGCGGCAAGGTCGCCGGTGGGGAAATCGGCGGCGGCAAGGTCGCCGGTGGGGAAATCGGCGGCGGCAAGGTCGGCGGCAGGGTGGTCGCCCACCGGCAGCCGAGCGCGGACGGTGAAGCCGCCACCCTCGGAACCGGCCGTCAGGGCCCCGCCGGCCAGGCGGACCCGCTCGGCGAGAGCGAGCAGCCCGGAGCCCGTGGACGGCGGGCCGGGCAGCGGCCCGGCCGGCGGCGGCGCGTTGACGACGGACACCCCGAGCCGGTCGCCGTCCCTGGTCAGCGCGACGGTGACGGCCGCGCCGGGGGCGTACCGGGCGGCGTTGGTGAGCGCCTCACGCACCACTCGGTGGACGGTGTGCGCGGTGGCCGCCGGCAGGTCCGGCAGCCCGTCCGGCGGGTCGACGTCGACCGCCATGCCGGCCTCGCGGGCCCGGTCGACCAGGTCGGCGACGGTCTCGTCCGCCGGACGGACGGTGGCCGCCCCGCCCTCCTCGCGCAGCACCCCGATGATGCCGTGCAGGCGTTCGGTGGCGGCCGCGACGCTGGCCCGCAACTCGCCGGCGGCGGTCCGGTGCGCGGGGGCGAGGTCGTCGGCGACCTCCAGGGCCGCCGCGCGCAGGGCGATCAGGCTCAGGTCGTGGCCGAGCGAGTCGTGCATCTCCTGGGCTATGCGGGCCCGCTCCCGCAGCCGGATCCGCTCGGCGGCACCCCGCTGCTCGCGGTGCCGCGCCTCGGCGTGCCGCCGGCCCGCATCGGCCAGGGCGGCCTGCTGGCGCCGGTGCCGGCCGACCAGCCACGGGAACACCCCGGCGAAGAGCAGCACCGAGGCCAGGAGGTACCAGGTGGCCGCGCCGGTGCCGAGCAGCCCCAGGTTGAGCACGGTGCCGCCGGCCGCCAGCGCGGCGAACGTGAGGGCGGCCGGCACGGCGGTGGCGCTGCGGCGACCGGTCAGGTAGCTGAACACCGGGATCGCGAAGAGGAAGTTGCCGTCCAGCAGCGACCCGAACACCGCCACGACGAGGGCGGCCACCGGCCAGCGCCGGCTCAGCGCGACCGCCGCGGCGAGCAACAGCAGCGCGCCCGCCGTCAGGGCGACGGTCCGCCCGGAGTGCGGCGGGGTGGCGCCCGCGTACCCGATCGGGGCGCCGGTCACCAGCCACAGCAGCACGTCACCGGAACGCCGCCGGACCTCCGCCCGGGACCACCACCCACCGCCCCGCTCGCTCTCCACGGCGGCCAGGCTACCCAGGCCCGACGCGGGCGGGCACCGACGAAAGTCAGGTGCTCAGCTGATCTCCTCGGCCCAGGCGCGCCAGTCGTCGAGCACCCCGTGGAGCGCCGGGGTGAGCCACCCGGGCGCGGAACGCCGGAACACCCCCGGATCCATCGACCCGGCGCCCGCCGGCAGCGCACCCAGCAGGTTCGGCACCAGCTCGGTGAGGTTGGCCCAGTGCACCAGCTCCGGCTCGGCCGGCCAGGCGCCGATCACCACGCCGGCCGGCACCGCCCTGCGCTCCAGGGCCTCCAGGGTGAGCGCCGTGTGGTTGAGGGTGCCCAGCCCGGCCCGGGCCACCACCACGGCCGGGGAGCCCAGCGAGACCGCCAGGTCGGCCACCGTCCAGGGCTCCCCCGACGGGCGCAGCCCCATCGGCACGAGCAGCCCGCCGGCACCCTCCACCAGCACCAGGTCGTGCTTCTCCGCCTCCTCGCGGACCGCGTCGACGGCGGTGTGGAGCTCCAGCGGCTCCAGCTCGGCGACCCGGGCCGCGGCCAGCGGGGCGAGCGGGTCGGGGAAGCTGGCCAGGGTGCGGCCGGTCAGCGGGGCGGCCAGTCGGTTGACGGCGTCGACGTCGCCGGGCTCGCCGCTGGCCGTACCGGTCTGGCCGGGCTTGACCACCGCGACGCGCAGGCCCGCGGCCTGCGCGGCGGCCGCGATCGCCGCCGTCACCACGGTCTTGCCGACCTCGGTGTCGGTGCCGGTGACCAGCACCGGCCCCCGCCACGGCACCGTCACGGCCGCACCTCGCACCGGCACGGCCGCACCCCGGCCCGCCGCCGCGGGGCTCGCGGGGCCAACTCACTCCTCGCGCCCACGACACCAACCTCGGTCCGCGACCGCGGGGCTCGCGGGGCCAACTCACTCCTCGCGCTCACGGCGCACACTCCACGATGGTCTCCAGGGCCCGCTCGAAGTCCCGCCGGGGCACTCCCGCGCCGATCGTCAGCCGCAGCCGCGACCGGCTGTCGGGCGTGGACGGCGGGCGGAAGCAGCCGACGGCCACCCCCCGGTCGCGGCAGTCGGCCGCCCACGCCGTCGCCGCCTCCGGCCCGGGCGCGGTGACCGAGACGACCGCCCCGTCGGGCTCGGAGACGGTCAGGCCGGCGGCGGTCAGCCGGCGCACCGCGAGGGCGGCCCGCTCCGCCAACTCGGCGCGCAGGTCGTCACCGACGCGGGCCAGGCCGACGGCGGCGTGCACGCCGGCCGCGACGGCCGGGGGCAGCGCGGTGTCGAAGATGAACGTCCGCCCGGTCTCGATGACGTGCCGGACGAACTCCGCCGGACCGGCGACCACCCCGCCCGCACCGCCGAGGGCCTTGGACAGGGTGGCGGTGACCACCACGTCGGGCTGGCCGGCGAGACCGGCGGCGGCGACGCCCCCCGCGCCCGCCGGACCGGTCACGCCGAGGGCGTGCGCGTCGTCGACCAGCAGCAGCGCGCCGTGCTCGCGGGCGACGGCGTGCAGGCGGGCCAGCGGGGCGAGGTCGCCGTCGACGGAGAAGACCGACTCGGTGACGACCACCGCCGGCCGGCCGGGCGCGGCGGCGAGCGCGGCGGCCACCGCCGCCACGTCGGCGTGCGGGGTCACCACGGTCTGCGCCCCGGAGATCCGGCAGCCGTCGATCAGCGAGGCGTGGTTGTGGGCGTCGGAGACGAGCAGCGTACGCGGCTGCGCGAGCGCCCGGACGGCCGCGAGGTTGGCCAGGTAGCCGGAGGAGAAGACGAGTGCCCGGTCGGCGCCGAGCCAGTCGGCGAGGGCGTCCTCCAGCGCGTGGTGGGCGTCGGTGGAGCCGCGCACCAGCCGCGACCCGGTGGCCCCCAGCCCGTACGCCGACAGCGCCCGCGCCGCCGCGGCCGTGACCTCGGGGTGGGCGGCCAGGCCCAGGTAGTCGTTGCCGGCCAGGTCGACCACGGCGTCGCCGGCGGCCCGGGGCAGCAGCCGGCGGGTGAGTCCCGCCTTCGCGCGCAGCTCGGCGCGGCGGTCGAGCGCCGCCAGCCAGTCCGCCACCGTCACCCCCACGCTGCCCGCGCCGACCGTCGTCGACCGCTTCCGCCGGGCGAAATTACCACCCGCCCGTCCCGGGCCGGCGTGTCCACCCCGGCGTCGGGGGTCCGACACGCGGGGCGTTCTCCCCGCTCGGGCGGCCTTGTAGGGTACGAGCCATGCCAGAGATCCTCGACCAGGCCCGAACCCAGGTGCTGGAGAACGGCGTCGGTCTCGACGAGGCCGGTGTCCTCGCCGTGCTGAACCTGCCCGACGAGCACCTGCCCGCCGCCCTCCAGCTCGCCCACGAGGTGCGGATGCGGTGGTGCGGCCCCGAGGTGGAGGTCGAGGGGATCGTCTCGCTGAAGACCGGCGGCTGCCCCGAGGACTGCCACTTCTGCTCGCAGTCCGGCCTGTTCACCTCCCCCGTACGCTCGGTCTGGCTGGACATCCCCTCGCTGGTCGAGGCGGCGAAGCAGACCGCGGCGACCGGAGCCACGGAGTTCTGCATCGTGGCCGCCGTGCGCGGCCCCGACGCCCGGCTGATGAAGCAGATGCGTGAGGGTGTCGCCGCGATCAAGGCCGAGGTCGACATCCAGGTGGCCGCCTCCCTGGGCATGCTCAGCCAGGAGCAGGTCGACGAGCTGGTCGACATGGGCGTGCACCGCTACAACCACAACCTGGAGACCTGCCGCTCCTACTTCCCCAACGTGGTCACCACGCACTCGTGGGAGGAGCGCTGGGAGACCCTGCGGATGGTCCGCGAGTCGGGCATGGAGGTCTGCTGCGGCGGCATCCTCGGCCTCGGCGAGACCGTGGAGCAGCGGGCCGAGTTCGCCGCGCAGCTCGCCGAGCTGGACCCGCACGAGGTGCCGCTGAACTTCCTCAACCCCCGCCCCGGCACGCCGCTGGGCGACCGGCCGGTGGTGGAGGGCAAGGACGCGCTGCGCGCCATCGCCGCGTTCCGGCTGGCGATGCCGCGCACCATTCTGCGGTACGCGGGCGGCCGGGAGATCACCCTCGGCGACCTGGGCACCCGCGACGGCCTGCTCGGCGGCATCAACGCGGTCATCGTCGGCAACTACCTGACCACGCTGGGCCGGCCGGCCACGGCCGACCTGGAGTTGCTCGACGACCTGAAGATGCCGGTCAAGGCGCTCTCCGCGACGCTGTGACCACCCCGGTGACGACGAGTGACGCGGTGCCGGCGGCCGGCGGCGCGTCGGCCGCCTGGTGCGACCGCTGCGGCGAGGCCGCCGCGGCGGGCCCGCACGACGCGTGCGCGGCGGCCCGGGTGCTGGAGCCGCCGCGCTTCTGCGCGCACTGCCGCCGCCGGATGAAGGTGCAGGTGCTGCCGGTCGGCTGGGCGGCGGTCTGCGTCGAGCACGGCGAGATCCAGGGCTGAGGGCGATGCTGCGGGGCCGGGCGGTGACCCTGCGGCCGGCGACGGCCGGGGACGTGCCGGCGCTCGCCGCGATCCGGGCCACCCCGGAGGTCCGACGCTGG harbors:
- a CDS encoding cytochrome P450, with the translated sequence MLFRSWAQTADAHWPDVARVPDHVGVEHLVVTRHALVRQVLTDPVTYRPDNALDAVTPVPVAALRVLAGHRFRLPPTLANNGGDSHPQIRAVVADALHPTRVAAQRPWLTALVRERLAAVGAALDAGAPVDLHAELAADLPLLVLARLVELPDAPVGAVKEFARAALELFWAPLDADRQAVLAAEVGRFHRVLREFAATGGGLAGSLRAAGHPPDVVVGALFFLLVAGQETTSQFLTLLLHRLAGEPAVRAGLRAGTVAAADVVEEGLRLEPPIVTWRRVATVDTTLGGTAVPAGSSIVLWLARAGRDPAAVAAPDEFRPGQRGSRRHLAFGAGAHRCVGDQLARMEAAVVVGETAPLLDEVTVVRAPWCPDNLTFRMPDAFVVRRG
- a CDS encoding class I SAM-dependent methyltransferase, with the protein product MSDLSTAFVRLHARLAPVAFVPEVRLHQADDAIGLWELTEGEFRSAQPPPFWAFAWAGGQALARYVTDRPELVAGRRVLDLAAGSGLVGIAAARAGAANVRAVEIDELAVAAVAVNAEANGVRVDAELGDILDGDAGGAEVVFAGDVFYSQAMTNRVLRFLLRAARAGAQVLVGDPGRAFLPRDRFDELAAYDVPVPETLESVRVKRTTVWQLRAGLPGAAR
- a CDS encoding 8-amino-7-oxononanoate synthase yields the protein MADWLAALDRRAELRAKAGLTRRLLPRAAGDAVVDLAGNDYLGLAAHPEVTAAAARALSAYGLGATGSRLVRGSTDAHHALEDALADWLGADRALVFSSGYLANLAAVRALAQPRTLLVSDAHNHASLIDGCRISGAQTVVTPHADVAAVAAALAAAPGRPAVVVTESVFSVDGDLAPLARLHAVAREHGALLLVDDAHALGVTGPAGAGGVAAAGLAGQPDVVVTATLSKALGGAGGVVAGPAEFVRHVIETGRTFIFDTALPPAVAAGVHAAVGLARVGDDLRAELAERAALAVRRLTAAGLTVSEPDGAVVSVTAPGPEAATAWAADCRDRGVAVGCFRPPSTPDSRSRLRLTIGAGVPRRDFERALETIVECAP
- the bioD gene encoding dethiobiotin synthase; this translates as MLVTGTDTEVGKTVVTAAIAAAAQAAGLRVAVVKPGQTGTASGEPGDVDAVNRLAAPLTGRTLASFPDPLAPLAAARVAELEPLELHTAVDAVREEAEKHDLVLVEGAGGLLVPMGLRPSGEPWTVADLAVSLGSPAVVVARAGLGTLNHTALTLEALERRAVPAGVVIGAWPAEPELVHWANLTELVPNLLGALPAGAGSMDPGVFRRSAPGWLTPALHGVLDDWRAWAEEIS
- the bioB gene encoding biotin synthase BioB, which codes for MPEILDQARTQVLENGVGLDEAGVLAVLNLPDEHLPAALQLAHEVRMRWCGPEVEVEGIVSLKTGGCPEDCHFCSQSGLFTSPVRSVWLDIPSLVEAAKQTAATGATEFCIVAAVRGPDARLMKQMREGVAAIKAEVDIQVAASLGMLSQEQVDELVDMGVHRYNHNLETCRSYFPNVVTTHSWEERWETLRMVRESGMEVCCGGILGLGETVEQRAEFAAQLAELDPHEVPLNFLNPRPGTPLGDRPVVEGKDALRAIAAFRLAMPRTILRYAGGREITLGDLGTRDGLLGGINAVIVGNYLTTLGRPATADLELLDDLKMPVKALSATL
- a CDS encoding sensor histidine kinase; the protein is MESERGGGWWSRAEVRRRSGDVLLWLVTGAPIGYAGATPPHSGRTVALTAGALLLLAAAVALSRRWPVAALVVAVFGSLLDGNFLFAIPVFSYLTGRRSATAVPAALTFAALAAGGTVLNLGLLGTGAATWYLLASVLLFAGVFPWLVGRHRRQQAALADAGRRHAEARHREQRGAAERIRLRERARIAQEMHDSLGHDLSLIALRAAALEVADDLAPAHRTAAGELRASVAAATERLHGIIGVLREEGGAATVRPADETVADLVDRAREAGMAVDVDPPDGLPDLPAATAHTVHRVVREALTNAARYAPGAAVTVALTRDGDRLGVSVVNAPPPAGPLPGPPSTGSGLLALAERVRLAGGALTAGSEGGGFTVRARLPVGDHPAADLAAADFPTGDLAAADFPTGDLAAASVAVFSGDLSWHADPAVDDPAGERPGEAERRLRDARRRVRRSLLTALGAPAGLALVLSLVYYPVVTAGTVLDAETFARMPLGAERAALAGLPRRQLDPPDAVVRPGCEHYTDGNFPLAEPTWRLCFADGRLVSKERITDER
- a CDS encoding response regulator is translated as MNADTGNPVRVVLADDEAMIRAGVRAILATDPGIEVVGEAADGRAAVDLVRAHRPRVALLDIRMPRLDGLSAAAEIRRLVPETATVMLTTFGEDDHVARALGHGASGFLLKAGDPRELIAGVHAVADGGAYLSPRVARRVIELGGDRVARRPVARDRLAGLTEREREVLALVGAGLSNAEIARRLHLVEGTVKSYLTSVFTRLEVRNRVQAAILAYEAGLVEPTG